In Micromonospora sp. NBC_01813, the following are encoded in one genomic region:
- a CDS encoding SDR family oxidoreductase: MTDDKQDPGVALVTGASRGLGKVIAQALGAAGWTVAVNYRSDAAGASAVVDTIRSAGGTAAAFGADVTQETAVADLVASVAERLGPVRALVANATGPQPERRIEELTWQDHLDQLTFFVKSPTLLVQAVLPGMRSAGGGRVIQIGTDMFDRGLPGWSAYAAAKGAQIGLTRVWARELGPSNITVNLVAPGWIPVERHAGSTEESLRSYAAEVPLRRVGTPTDVAATVCYLASPAAAYVTGQRITVNGGHTA; encoded by the coding sequence GTGACGGACGACAAGCAGGATCCAGGTGTGGCCCTGGTCACCGGGGCATCCCGTGGGCTGGGCAAGGTGATCGCCCAAGCCCTGGGTGCCGCCGGCTGGACGGTCGCGGTCAACTACCGCTCGGACGCCGCCGGCGCCTCGGCAGTGGTCGACACCATCCGGTCCGCTGGCGGCACCGCCGCCGCGTTCGGTGCGGACGTCACCCAGGAGACCGCCGTCGCGGACCTGGTGGCTTCGGTGGCCGAGCGCCTCGGCCCGGTCCGGGCGTTGGTGGCCAACGCGACCGGCCCCCAACCGGAGCGGCGGATCGAGGAGCTGACCTGGCAGGACCACCTCGACCAGCTGACGTTCTTCGTGAAGAGCCCGACCCTGCTGGTGCAGGCGGTGTTACCGGGAATGCGTTCGGCCGGCGGCGGCCGGGTGATCCAGATCGGCACCGACATGTTCGACCGGGGGCTGCCGGGCTGGTCGGCGTACGCCGCGGCGAAGGGCGCCCAGATCGGCCTCACCCGGGTCTGGGCTCGGGAGCTGGGCCCGTCGAACATCACCGTCAACCTGGTCGCACCGGGTTGGATTCCGGTCGAACGGCACGCCGGCAGCACCGAGGAGTCGCTGCGGTCGTACGCGGCCGAGGTGCCGCTGCGGCGTGTCGGCACGCCGACGGACGTCGCGGCGACCGTGTGCTACCTGGCCTCGCCGGCCGCCGCGTACGTCACCGGGCAACGAATCACCGTCAACGGCGGGCATACCGCCTGA